A genomic region of Mesorhizobium sp. NZP2077 contains the following coding sequences:
- a CDS encoding peroxidase-related enzyme, with translation MTDKITALDLASGELSDATKAYFAKCEEKLGLVPNVLKAYAFDDKKLRAFTDMYNDLMLGESGLSKLEREMIAVAVSSINHCYYCLTAHGAAVRQLSGDPALGEMMVMNFRAADLSPKQAAMLEFAVKLTEAPAKIVDADRAALRKAGFTDRDIWDIASTAAFFNMSNRVAAAIDMRPNDEYHAMAR, from the coding sequence ATGACCGATAAAATCACCGCGCTCGATCTGGCTTCAGGTGAGCTGAGTGACGCAACAAAAGCCTATTTCGCCAAATGCGAGGAGAAGCTTGGCCTCGTTCCCAACGTGCTCAAGGCCTACGCCTTCGACGACAAGAAGCTGCGCGCCTTCACCGACATGTACAATGATCTGATGCTGGGCGAATCAGGCCTGTCGAAGCTTGAACGCGAGATGATCGCGGTCGCCGTCTCCTCGATCAACCATTGCTACTACTGCCTGACCGCGCATGGCGCGGCTGTGCGCCAGCTGTCCGGCGATCCGGCCCTCGGCGAGATGATGGTGATGAATTTCCGTGCAGCCGATCTGTCCCCGAAGCAGGCCGCAATGCTCGAATTCGCCGTCAAGCTGACCGAGGCACCGGCAAAGATCGTTGATGCCGACCGGGCCGCGCTGCGAAAGGCAGGCTTTACCGACCGCGACATCTGGGACATAGCCTCGACCGCCGCTTTCTTCAACATGTCGAACCGGGTAGCCGCGGCGATCGACATGCGTCCGAACGACGAATACCACGCCATGGCGCGATAG
- a CDS encoding LysE family translocator, translated as MHLTSLLIFAAALFVAAGSPGPSIAALVARVISKGFRDVFPFLLAMWIGEGIWLSLAVFGLAVVAQTFHFAFVVVKWVGVAYLAYLAWKMWTAPVEAKEGEMPREDSAIKLFFAGMAVTLGNPKIMMFYLALLPTIIDLASVSVVGWVELTATMAVVLIAIDLAWVLAASQARKLLKSKRAMKIANRISATTMAGAAAAIAARS; from the coding sequence ATGCACCTTACCTCGCTTCTCATCTTCGCCGCCGCGCTCTTCGTCGCCGCCGGTTCGCCCGGCCCGTCGATCGCCGCGCTCGTCGCCCGCGTCATCTCGAAAGGCTTTCGCGACGTGTTCCCGTTCCTGCTTGCCATGTGGATCGGCGAGGGCATCTGGCTGTCGCTGGCGGTGTTCGGGCTGGCTGTGGTGGCGCAGACTTTTCACTTCGCCTTTGTTGTCGTGAAATGGGTGGGTGTCGCCTATCTCGCATACCTCGCCTGGAAGATGTGGACGGCGCCTGTCGAGGCGAAGGAAGGCGAGATGCCGCGCGAGGATTCGGCGATCAAGCTGTTTTTTGCCGGCATGGCAGTGACGCTCGGCAACCCCAAGATCATGATGTTTTACCTGGCGCTGCTGCCGACCATCATCGATCTCGCCTCGGTCAGCGTCGTCGGCTGGGTCGAGCTGACGGCGACCATGGCGGTGGTTTTGATCGCCATCGATCTCGCCTGGGTGCTCGCCGCCTCGCAGGCGCGCAAGCTTTTGAAAAGCAAGCGCGCCATGAAGATCGCCAACCGGATCAGCGCCACGACGATGGCCGGTGCCGCGGCGGCCATCGCGGCGCGGTCCTGA